One window of the Janthinobacterium sp. PAMC25594 genome contains the following:
- the secA gene encoding preprotein translocase subunit SecA, with amino-acid sequence MSLLTQIFGSRNQRLLKQYQKTVREINALEPAIEKLSDAELQAKTPAFKERIAAGEALDALLPEAFAVCREASKRVLRMRHFDVQMIGGMVLHFGKIAEMGTGEGKTLMATLPAYLNALSGKGVHIVTVNDYLAQRDAETMGRLYAWLGLSTGVNMSQMEHSAKQQAYNSDITYGTNNEFGFDFLRDNMVYEARERVQRSLNFGIVDEVDSILIDEARTPLIISGQAENHTDLYYKINEVPALLTLQIGEETPDGKGKVDVPGDYTKDEKAHQVLLTEAGHEKAERILMEMGLLPEGASLYDSANISLVHHLYAALRAHALYFKDQHYVVQNSEVVIVDEFTGRLMTGRRWSDGLHQAVEAKEGVKIQNENQTLASITFQNYFRMYAKLAGMTGTADTEAYEFQEIYGLETVVIPQNRPLQRKDRQDQVYKSSAEKYNAMLNDIRDCYERGQPVLVGTTSIENSELLSGILTKAGLPHNVLNAKQHAREAEIIAQAGRPKAITIATNMAGRGTDIVLGGNVENQIKFIEANPELSDADKAAQSQTLRDEWQSLHDHVVNAGGLHIIGTERHESRRVDNQLRGRAGRQGDPGSSRFYLSLDDALLRIFAGDRVRAVMDRLKMPEGEPIEAGIVSRSIESAQRKVEARNFDIRKQLLEYDDVANDQRKVIYQQRNELLETTDISDMIGSLRHGVFTDLVHEYVPHESVEEQWDIKGLENTLSSEWQLDLPLQQMLEADSTLTDEEILEKVLLAADAVYQSKIDIVGKESFNGFERNVMLQSVDSHWREHLAALDHLRQGIHLRGYAQKNPKQEYKREAFELFGQMLDMIKNDVTKHVMTVRIQSREEVDAAEQAMQQSHVENVHYQHAEFDPNAAPEELLAPVAGGNTDNVDDMSVSMGVKVGRNDPCPCGSGKKYKACHGKLA; translated from the coding sequence ATGTCATTACTGACCCAGATTTTCGGTAGCCGCAACCAGCGGCTGCTCAAGCAATACCAAAAAACGGTACGCGAGATCAATGCGCTCGAGCCGGCCATCGAAAAGCTGTCGGATGCCGAGCTGCAAGCGAAGACGCCTGCCTTCAAGGAACGCATCGCCGCTGGCGAAGCGCTCGATGCCTTGTTGCCGGAAGCATTTGCCGTCTGCCGCGAGGCCAGCAAGCGCGTCCTGCGCATGCGCCATTTCGATGTGCAGATGATCGGCGGCATGGTCTTGCATTTCGGTAAGATCGCGGAGATGGGCACGGGCGAGGGCAAGACCCTGATGGCCACCTTGCCAGCCTATCTGAATGCCTTGTCGGGCAAGGGCGTGCATATCGTCACCGTCAATGATTACCTGGCGCAGCGCGATGCCGAGACCATGGGCCGCCTGTATGCATGGCTGGGCCTGTCGACTGGCGTGAACATGTCGCAGATGGAGCACAGCGCCAAGCAGCAGGCGTACAACTCCGACATCACGTATGGCACGAATAACGAATTCGGTTTCGACTTCTTGCGCGACAACATGGTCTACGAAGCGCGCGAGCGCGTGCAGCGCAGCCTGAACTTCGGCATCGTCGATGAAGTCGATTCGATCCTGATCGATGAAGCGCGTACGCCGTTGATCATTTCGGGCCAGGCCGAGAACCACACGGACCTGTATTACAAGATCAATGAAGTGCCTGCGCTGTTGACTTTGCAGATCGGCGAAGAAACGCCGGACGGCAAGGGCAAGGTTGACGTGCCGGGCGACTACACCAAGGATGAAAAGGCGCACCAGGTGCTGCTGACGGAAGCGGGCCACGAAAAGGCCGAGCGCATCCTGATGGAAATGGGCCTGCTGCCGGAAGGCGCTTCGCTGTACGATTCGGCCAATATCAGCCTCGTGCATCACCTGTATGCGGCCCTGCGCGCGCATGCGCTGTACTTCAAGGATCAGCACTACGTGGTGCAGAACAGTGAAGTCGTCATCGTCGATGAATTCACGGGCCGTCTGATGACGGGCCGCCGCTGGTCCGATGGCTTGCACCAGGCCGTCGAAGCGAAGGAAGGCGTCAAAATCCAGAACGAGAACCAGACCCTGGCCTCGATCACCTTCCAGAACTACTTCCGCATGTACGCCAAGCTGGCCGGCATGACGGGTACGGCCGATACCGAAGCATACGAGTTCCAGGAAATCTACGGCCTGGAAACGGTCGTGATCCCGCAAAACCGTCCGTTGCAGCGCAAGGATCGCCAGGATCAGGTCTACAAATCGTCGGCGGAAAAATACAACGCGATGTTGAACGACATCCGCGACTGCTACGAGCGCGGCCAGCCCGTGCTGGTCGGTACGACCTCGATCGAGAACTCGGAATTGCTGTCGGGCATCCTGACCAAGGCCGGTTTGCCGCACAACGTGCTGAACGCGAAGCAGCATGCGCGCGAAGCGGAAATCATCGCCCAGGCAGGCCGTCCGAAAGCCATCACCATCGCCACCAATATGGCCGGTCGCGGTACGGACATCGTCTTGGGCGGTAACGTCGAAAACCAGATCAAGTTCATCGAAGCCAATCCTGAGCTGAGCGACGCCGACAAGGCCGCCCAGTCGCAGACCTTGCGCGATGAATGGCAGTCGCTGCATGACCACGTGGTCAATGCGGGCGGTTTGCACATCATCGGCACCGAACGCCACGAATCGCGCCGCGTCGACAATCAGTTGCGTGGCCGTGCCGGTCGCCAGGGCGATCCGGGTTCGTCGCGCTTCTACCTGTCGCTCGACGATGCGCTGCTGCGCATCTTCGCCGGCGACCGCGTGCGCGCCGTGATGGACCGTCTGAAAATGCCGGAAGGCGAACCGATCGAGGCAGGCATCGTCTCGCGTTCGATCGAATCGGCCCAGCGCAAGGTCGAAGCGCGCAACTTCGACATCCGCAAGCAATTGCTGGAATACGATGACGTCGCCAACGACCAGCGTAAAGTCATCTATCAGCAGCGTAACGAGTTGCTGGAAACGACAGACATTTCGGACATGATCGGCTCGCTGCGCCATGGCGTGTTCACCGACCTGGTGCACGAGTACGTGCCGCACGAATCGGTCGAAGAGCAGTGGGATATCAAGGGCCTGGAAAATACCCTGTCCAGCGAATGGCAGCTCGACTTGCCGCTGCAGCAAATGCTGGAAGCCGATTCGACCCTGACGGACGAAGAGATCCTGGAAAAAGTGCTGCTCGCGGCCGATGCCGTGTACCAGTCGAAGATCGATATCGTCGGCAAGGAATCGTTTAATGGCTTCGAGCGCAACGTCATGCTGCAAAGCGTGGACAGCCACTGGCGCGAACACCTGGCGGCGCTCGATCACCTGCGCCAGGGTATTCACCTGCGCGGTTATGCGCAGAAGAACCCGAAACAGGAATACAAGCGCGAAGCGTTTGAACTGTTTGGCCAGATGCTCGACATGATCAAGAACGACGTCACGAAACACGTGATGACGGTGCGTATCCAGTCGCGCGAAGAAGTCGATGCGGCCGAACAGGCGATGCAGCAGTCGCACGTGGAAAACGTGCACTACCAGCACGCCGAATTCGACCCGAACGCGGCGCCGGAAGAACTGCTGGCGCCTGTCGCCGGCGGCAACACGGACAACGTCGACGACATGAGCGTGAGCATGGGTGTCAAAGTGGGCCGCAACGACCCATGCCCTTGCGGCAGCGGCAAGAAGTACAAGGCTTGCCACGGCAAGCTGGCCTAA
- a CDS encoding DciA family protein: MRTPTYSPAPRRGYGFARSGPAATGATDFLRGNATMASLMPTVTRLAALQKDCAKALPAMFEHCDILQFEGGQLVLATPNAALAAKLKQQLPKLQGELERKGWQISGIKLKVQVIKSIAPIVHTRALVLPEKAMSALEELSTALPASKQNEQLIAALRNMVRHHREPKD, from the coding sequence ATGCGAACTCCCACTTATTCTCCGGCACCGCGCCGCGGCTACGGCTTTGCCCGCTCAGGCCCGGCCGCGACGGGCGCGACCGATTTTCTGCGCGGCAATGCGACGATGGCATCCCTGATGCCCACCGTCACGCGCCTGGCCGCCCTGCAAAAAGATTGCGCCAAAGCCTTGCCGGCGATGTTCGAGCATTGCGACATCCTGCAATTCGAGGGCGGCCAGCTGGTGCTGGCCACGCCGAACGCGGCGCTGGCGGCCAAGCTCAAGCAGCAATTACCGAAACTGCAAGGGGAGCTGGAAAGAAAGGGCTGGCAAATTTCAGGCATCAAGCTGAAAGTGCAGGTCATCAAGAGCATCGCGCCCATCGTGCATACGCGGGCGCTGGTCTTGCCGGAAAAAGCCATGTCGGCGCTGGAAGAGCTGAGCACGGCCCTGCCCGCGTCGAAGCAGAACGAGCAATTGATCGCGGCGCTGCGCAACATGGTCCGCCACCACCGCGAACCTAAAGATTAG
- the lpxC gene encoding UDP-3-O-acyl-N-acetylglucosamine deacetylase yields the protein MLKQRTIKQQVRTIGVGLHSGTKVELTLRPAAIDTGIVFRRIDLDPIVEFPASAMAVGDTRMASVLIKDGARVSTVEHLMSAAAGLGVDNMVIDVNAEEIPIMDGSASSFVYLLQQAGVEEQQAPKKFIKVIKPVEVRHGKGDAEKWARLSPYDGFKLDFFIEFNHPAVDGTMQRASVDFGDVSYVHDVARARTFGFMQDVESLRGMGLARGGSLENAIVMDEYRILNADGLRYEDEFVRHKILDAIGDLYLVGHPLLAYYTAHKSGHALNNQLLLALLDQPDAYEIVSFDTNEAAPQSYLRQMEREWSLT from the coding sequence ATGTTAAAACAACGCACTATCAAACAACAGGTCCGCACCATCGGTGTCGGTTTGCACTCTGGCACCAAGGTCGAGCTGACCTTGCGTCCCGCCGCGATCGACACGGGCATCGTGTTTCGCCGCATCGACCTCGATCCCATCGTGGAATTTCCCGCCAGCGCCATGGCCGTGGGCGATACGCGCATGGCTTCCGTGCTGATCAAGGATGGCGCCAGGGTGTCTACCGTGGAACATCTGATGTCGGCCGCGGCCGGCCTGGGCGTGGACAATATGGTTATCGACGTGAATGCGGAAGAAATTCCCATCATGGATGGGTCCGCCTCGTCCTTCGTCTATCTGCTGCAGCAGGCTGGCGTGGAAGAGCAGCAGGCGCCGAAGAAATTCATCAAGGTCATCAAGCCTGTGGAAGTGCGTCACGGCAAGGGTGACGCGGAGAAATGGGCGCGCCTGTCGCCGTACGACGGCTTCAAGCTCGATTTCTTCATCGAATTCAACCATCCTGCCGTCGACGGCACGATGCAGCGCGCCTCCGTCGACTTCGGCGACGTGTCGTATGTGCACGACGTGGCGCGCGCGCGCACCTTTGGTTTCATGCAGGACGTGGAAAGCTTGCGCGGCATGGGCCTGGCGCGTGGCGGTTCGCTGGAAAACGCCATCGTCATGGATGAATACCGCATCTTGAATGCCGATGGCCTGCGCTATGAAGACGAGTTCGTGCGCCACAAGATCCTCGACGCCATCGGCGACCTGTACCTGGTGGGCCACCCCTTGCTCGCGTATTACACGGCGCACAAATCGGGCCACGCACTGAACAACCAGCTGCTGCTGGCGCTGCTGGATCAGCCGGATGCGTATGAAATCGTCTCGTTCGATACCAACGAGGCGGCGCCGCAGTCGTATCTCCGTCAAATGGAGCGCGAGTGGTCGTTGACGTAG
- a CDS encoding DMT family transporter, producing the protein MLIAVAMFSLMDTAMKLLSAHYPPMQVTALRALSSLPLVCLYLLYRGAFKNVLKVRWPLHLLRGALGVLMITLFAYGLKRMSLAETYALFFVAPLLITVLSVFILKEKVDVARWCAIAVGLLGVLVALRPDGSGFFSLAGLAVLGSAACYAISAVTGRILSRTDASESMVFWLMVMMAIGGVALSAHEWVSIRREDWWLLAGLSVSGFLGQLAITEAFRFGKASSVAPFEYSALAWGMALDWLLWRALPDEYTLIGAAIIIGSGIYLVRREAVHAESEHP; encoded by the coding sequence ATGCTGATCGCCGTCGCCATGTTTTCCCTGATGGACACAGCCATGAAGCTGTTGTCCGCCCATTATCCGCCCATGCAGGTGACGGCCTTGCGTGCCCTGTCGTCCTTGCCGCTCGTGTGCCTGTACCTGCTGTATCGCGGCGCTTTCAAGAACGTGCTGAAGGTGCGCTGGCCGCTGCACTTGCTGCGCGGCGCGCTGGGCGTGCTGATGATCACCTTGTTCGCCTATGGCTTGAAGCGCATGTCGCTGGCCGAGACGTATGCGCTGTTCTTCGTCGCGCCCTTGCTGATCACGGTCCTGTCGGTTTTTATTCTGAAGGAAAAAGTCGATGTCGCGCGCTGGTGCGCCATCGCCGTGGGGCTGCTGGGGGTGCTGGTGGCGCTGCGTCCGGACGGCTCGGGATTCTTTTCGCTGGCCGGCCTGGCCGTGCTGGGTTCGGCCGCCTGCTACGCCATTTCGGCCGTCACGGGACGCATCCTGAGCCGCACGGACGCCAGCGAAAGCATGGTCTTCTGGCTGATGGTGATGATGGCCATCGGCGGCGTGGCCCTGTCGGCGCATGAGTGGGTGAGCATCCGCCGCGAAGACTGGTGGCTGTTGGCGGGCTTGTCCGTCAGCGGCTTCCTGGGCCAGCTGGCCATCACGGAGGCATTTCGCTTTGGCAAGGCGTCCAGCGTGGCGCCGTTCGAATACTCGGCCCTGGCCTGGGGCATGGCCCTGGACTGGCTGCTGTGGCGCGCCTTGCCCGACGAATACACCCTGATCGGCGCGGCCATCATCATCGGCAGCGGCATTTACCTGGTGCGGCGCGAAGCCGTGCACGCCGAGAGCGAACATCCATGA
- a CDS encoding helix-turn-helix transcriptional regulator, giving the protein MSSKLAEFIRARREAVTPAMAGLPGGGRRRTPGLRREELAQLCDVSPTWLTWLEQGRPVSASAKMLSRLAQVLRLSAAERAYLFEVADKHDPSHGTGEGGGPASAELAAIVAAIDAPAYILDREWNAVAWNGAASSLFTGWLHGDGDAPNQLRFMFLDAGARELVVGWPERAQRLVAEFRADIGRQADQAPLAGLIAELAGASLEFRQWWGAQQVQGRDGGLRRFQHAQQGLLEFNQVTLHLARQHDLKLVMLLPVS; this is encoded by the coding sequence ATGTCGAGCAAACTCGCTGAATTCATTCGCGCCCGGCGCGAAGCCGTCACTCCCGCCATGGCCGGCTTGCCTGGAGGTGGGCGCCGCCGCACGCCAGGCTTGCGGCGCGAAGAGCTGGCGCAGCTGTGCGATGTCAGCCCCACCTGGCTGACGTGGCTGGAGCAGGGGCGGCCCGTGTCGGCGTCGGCCAAGATGCTTTCTCGCCTGGCGCAGGTGCTGCGGCTGAGCGCGGCCGAGCGCGCCTATCTGTTCGAGGTGGCCGACAAGCATGACCCCAGCCACGGCACAGGCGAGGGCGGAGGACCCGCTAGCGCCGAGCTGGCAGCCATCGTCGCCGCCATCGACGCGCCCGCGTACATCCTCGACCGCGAATGGAATGCCGTGGCGTGGAACGGAGCCGCGTCCAGCTTGTTCACGGGCTGGCTGCATGGCGACGGGGACGCGCCGAACCAGCTGCGCTTCATGTTCCTGGATGCGGGGGCGCGCGAGCTGGTCGTCGGCTGGCCCGAACGGGCGCAGCGGCTGGTCGCGGAATTCCGCGCCGATATCGGCCGCCAGGCGGACCAGGCGCCGCTGGCCGGCCTGATCGCGGAACTGGCCGGCGCCAGCCTTGAATTTCGCCAGTGGTGGGGCGCGCAGCAGGTGCAGGGCCGCGATGGGGGATTGCGCCGCTTCCAGCATGCACAGCAGGGGCTGCTGGAGTTCAATCAGGTGACCTTGCACCTGGCACGCCAGCACGACTTGAAACTGGTGATGCTGTTGCCGGTGTCATAA
- a CDS encoding class I SAM-dependent methyltransferase, with translation MQQHDVVTEQFGKTANAYLSSAIHAQGADLVLMQECARRHSKPVVLDLGCGAGHASFAVAPVAASVVAYDLAQPMLDVVDCARVQRGLHNIRTQQGDVARLPFADASFDMVVTRFSAHHWNDVAAALAEAWRVLRPNGTLLVVDIVAPKTALYDSTLQAVEMLRDASHVRDYRSCEWGAKFNNAGFTHSLRSVWKLTMQFDEWVARMRTPGERVAAIRNLFDGAPEEARRYFALQDDYSFSIDAAMFEATKPQVQ, from the coding sequence ATGCAACAGCACGATGTCGTTACCGAACAGTTTGGCAAGACGGCGAATGCCTACCTGAGCAGCGCGATCCACGCGCAAGGGGCCGACCTGGTGCTGATGCAGGAGTGCGCGCGCCGCCACAGCAAGCCGGTGGTACTCGACCTGGGCTGCGGCGCCGGCCACGCCAGCTTCGCCGTCGCTCCCGTGGCCGCATCCGTCGTCGCCTACGACCTGGCGCAACCGATGCTCGACGTGGTCGACTGCGCCAGGGTGCAGCGCGGCTTGCACAACATCCGCACGCAACAGGGCGATGTGGCCCGGTTACCGTTTGCCGACGCCAGCTTCGACATGGTCGTCACGCGCTTTTCCGCGCACCACTGGAACGACGTGGCCGCCGCCCTGGCGGAAGCCTGGCGCGTGCTGCGCCCGAACGGCACGTTATTAGTGGTCGATATCGTCGCGCCCAAGACGGCCCTGTACGACAGCACCCTGCAGGCGGTGGAAATGCTGCGCGACGCGTCGCACGTGCGCGATTACCGCAGCTGCGAGTGGGGCGCCAAATTCAATAACGCGGGCTTTACGCACAGTTTGCGCAGCGTGTGGAAGCTGACGATGCAGTTCGACGAGTGGGTGGCGCGCATGCGCACGCCAGGCGAGAGAGTGGCGGCCATCCGCAACCTGTTCGATGGCGCGCCCGAGGAAGCACGCAGATATTTTGCGCTGCAGGACGATTATTCGTTCAGCATCGATGCGGCCATGTTCGAGGCGACCAAGCCGCAGGTACAGTAA
- a CDS encoding IS110 family transposase — protein sequence MPVSPHLQGRSQEEHSMFNLGIDVAKAKLDCALRLPNGKHRNKVVENNHTGFTALNAWLLKHAAGNPRVCMEATGTYWEGVAEYLAGLGMVVSVINPAQIKAFGASRLVRTKTDKVDAQLIADFAHERQPEPWLAPSPAEQSLRALVLRLDALQAMRLQESNRLEVARAAVRQGIADHIAWLDAEIKALILAIRRHIDDDPDLRDKRELLDSIPGLGERTIPVLLSYYANPDRFDSAKQAVAFAGLDPRQHESGSSVRGKPRMSKVGHSFLRKALYMPAMVAVHKTPWGKRFGQRLRDAGKAPKLIIGAMMRKLVHVAFGVLRSGKIFDPALHAA from the coding sequence ATGCCGGTTAGCCCGCATTTGCAAGGTAGATCGCAAGAGGAACACAGCATGTTTAATTTAGGAATCGACGTTGCCAAGGCCAAGCTCGACTGCGCGCTGCGCCTACCCAACGGCAAGCATCGTAACAAGGTTGTCGAGAACAACCACACAGGATTCACTGCACTCAACGCATGGCTGCTGAAGCACGCTGCCGGCAACCCCAGGGTGTGCATGGAAGCGACTGGCACCTATTGGGAAGGGGTGGCCGAATATCTCGCTGGACTTGGCATGGTGGTCAGTGTCATCAATCCGGCCCAGATCAAGGCCTTCGGCGCTTCGCGCCTGGTGCGCACCAAGACCGACAAGGTCGACGCACAACTGATCGCCGACTTCGCCCACGAACGCCAGCCAGAGCCCTGGCTGGCGCCATCGCCCGCCGAGCAATCGCTGCGCGCGTTGGTGCTGCGCCTGGATGCCCTGCAGGCGATGCGCCTGCAGGAAAGCAACCGGCTTGAAGTCGCGCGCGCGGCGGTACGCCAGGGTATCGCGGATCATATTGCCTGGCTCGACGCCGAGATCAAGGCGCTGATCCTGGCGATCCGCCGCCATATCGATGACGACCCGGATTTACGCGACAAGCGCGAACTGCTCGATAGCATCCCTGGCCTGGGCGAGCGGACGATTCCGGTACTGCTGTCCTACTACGCCAATCCGGACCGCTTCGACAGCGCCAAGCAGGCGGTAGCGTTTGCGGGACTCGACCCGCGCCAGCACGAGTCGGGTTCCAGCGTGCGTGGCAAGCCACGCATGTCGAAGGTTGGCCACAGCTTCCTGCGCAAGGCACTGTACATGCCGGCCATGGTGGCAGTCCATAAGACGCCTTGGGGCAAGCGCTTCGGTCAGCGCCTGCGTGACGCCGGCAAGGCGCCCAAGCTGATCATCGGCGCCATGATGCGCAAGCTGGTGCATGTGGCATTTGGTGTGCTCAGGTCGGGAAAAATATTTGATCCGGCCTTGCATGCCGCTTGA
- a CDS encoding peroxiredoxin: MTIKIGDTLPEGTLAEFIESETEGCALGPNTFNVQDLVKGKKIAIFGLPGAYTPTCSAQHVPGYVQHAADLKAKGVDEIWCISVNDAFVMGAWGRDQKATGVVRMMADGNAAYSKALGLDADFSKHGMGTRSQRYSMLVDNGVVTQLNVEQGGKFEVSNAETLLGQLA, from the coding sequence ATGACCATCAAGATCGGCGACACCCTGCCAGAAGGCACCCTGGCCGAATTCATCGAAAGCGAAACCGAAGGTTGCGCACTGGGCCCGAACACGTTCAACGTGCAAGACCTGGTCAAGGGCAAGAAGATCGCCATCTTCGGCCTGCCAGGCGCGTACACTCCGACCTGCTCCGCACAGCACGTGCCAGGCTATGTGCAGCACGCTGCCGACCTGAAAGCCAAAGGCGTCGATGAAATCTGGTGCATCTCCGTCAACGACGCGTTCGTGATGGGTGCCTGGGGCCGCGACCAGAAAGCCACGGGCGTGGTACGCATGATGGCTGACGGCAATGCCGCCTACAGCAAGGCCCTGGGCCTGGACGCCGACTTTTCCAAGCACGGCATGGGCACGCGCTCGCAGCGCTACTCGATGCTGGTCGACAATGGCGTCGTGACGCAATTGAACGTCGAGCAGGGCGGCAAGTTTGAAGTGTCGAATGCCGAGACCTTGCTGGGCCAGCTGGCGTAA
- the ftsZ gene encoding cell division protein FtsZ, protein MEFDMVDNTAIGTVIKVVGVGGAGGNAVQHMINKGMSGVEFIAANTDAQALSTSKAHNIIQIGDTGLGAGMKPAVGRQLAEESRARIADALRGAHMVFIAAGMGGGTGTGAAPIVAEVAKELGALTVAVVSKPFSYEGQKCMDIADEGLEQLSLHVDSLIIILNEKLEEIYEDESMLEWMQHADDVLNNAVAGIAEIINVPGHINVDFNDVKTIMGEQGKAMMGTATASGVDRARIAAEQAVASPLLDGIDLSGARGVLVNVTASRGLKGKEIKEVMAAVRAFAAPDASIAQGIAYDDAMGDDIRVTVVATGLGRAKKNIQLVPQQVLRTGTHNSPLTPSAAMGSAQAATTTVGVATPAAGFDGMKAPAVWRRESASEQVRAMEKNGMETYDIPAFLRKQAD, encoded by the coding sequence ATGGAGTTCGATATGGTCGATAACACAGCTATAGGTACCGTCATCAAGGTCGTCGGCGTCGGCGGTGCGGGTGGCAATGCAGTCCAACACATGATCAACAAAGGCATGTCGGGTGTGGAGTTCATTGCCGCCAACACCGACGCACAGGCCCTGTCGACATCGAAGGCGCACAACATCATCCAGATCGGCGATACCGGCCTGGGCGCCGGCATGAAGCCTGCCGTCGGCCGCCAGCTGGCCGAAGAATCGCGCGCGCGCATCGCCGACGCGCTGCGCGGCGCGCACATGGTCTTCATCGCTGCCGGCATGGGCGGCGGCACGGGCACGGGCGCGGCGCCTATCGTGGCCGAAGTGGCCAAGGAACTGGGCGCGCTGACGGTCGCCGTGGTATCGAAGCCCTTCTCGTACGAAGGCCAGAAGTGCATGGACATCGCCGACGAAGGCCTGGAGCAGCTGTCGCTGCACGTCGATTCGCTGATCATCATCCTCAATGAAAAACTGGAAGAGATCTACGAGGACGAAAGCATGCTGGAATGGATGCAGCACGCCGATGATGTGCTCAACAACGCGGTGGCCGGCATTGCCGAGATCATCAACGTGCCGGGCCACATCAACGTCGACTTCAATGACGTGAAAACCATCATGGGCGAGCAGGGCAAGGCCATGATGGGTACGGCGACCGCTTCCGGCGTCGACCGCGCGCGCATCGCCGCCGAACAGGCTGTCGCTTCGCCGCTGCTGGACGGCATTGATCTCTCTGGCGCGCGCGGCGTGCTGGTCAACGTCACGGCCAGCCGTGGCTTGAAAGGTAAAGAGATCAAGGAAGTCATGGCTGCCGTGCGCGCGTTTGCCGCGCCGGACGCGTCGATCGCGCAAGGTATCGCCTACGACGACGCCATGGGCGACGACATCCGCGTCACCGTGGTGGCCACGGGCCTGGGCCGTGCCAAGAAAAACATCCAGCTGGTACCGCAGCAAGTGCTGCGCACCGGCACCCACAACAGCCCGCTGACCCCGTCGGCTGCCATGGGTAGCGCGCAAGCGGCGACGACGACGGTTGGCGTGGCCACGCCGGCAGCCGGTTTCGACGGCATGAAGGCGCCGGCGGTATGGCGCCGCGAATCGGCTTCCGAGCAAGTGCGCGCGATGGAAAAGAATGGCATGGAAACGTATGACATTCCTGCCTTCCTGCGTAAACAGGCTGATTAA
- the ftsA gene encoding cell division protein FtsA, whose translation MTKDAKNLIVGLDIGTSKVVAVVAEVMSDGRHEVIGLGQHESKGLKKGVVVNIEATVESIQRALEEAELMADCKIRNVYAGIAGSHIRSFNSSGMVAIKDKEVTATDVARVIETAKAVNIPTDQQLLHTVPQEFIVDSQEDVREPIGMSGIRLEVKVHIVTGAVSAVQNIVKCVRRCGLEVSDLILQPMASADAVLTPDEKELGVVLIDIGGGTTDVAVFSDGAIRHTAVIPIAGDQITNDIAMALRTPTAEAEEIKIRYGVAKQVLADPGESLEVPGLGDRGPRNLSRQALAAVIEPRVEELFAMVHQVVRESGYEGVLSSGIVLTGGTSIMPGMVEMAEDIFLKPARLGTPEYRGQLADVVRSPRYATVLGLLLEAKKQYLRGHIVTRQDGSVKAVWQRMKEWFLGNF comes from the coding sequence ATGACAAAAGACGCGAAAAACCTGATCGTCGGCCTCGACATCGGCACCTCGAAAGTGGTGGCGGTGGTAGCCGAAGTGATGTCCGACGGACGCCACGAAGTGATCGGGCTGGGCCAGCACGAATCGAAGGGCCTGAAAAAGGGCGTGGTGGTCAATATCGAGGCCACGGTGGAATCCATCCAGCGCGCGCTGGAAGAGGCCGAGCTGATGGCTGACTGCAAGATCCGCAATGTGTACGCGGGCATTGCGGGCAGCCATATCCGCAGCTTCAATTCCAGCGGCATGGTGGCCATCAAGGACAAGGAAGTGACGGCGACCGACGTGGCGCGCGTCATCGAGACGGCAAAAGCGGTTAACATTCCGACCGATCAGCAATTGCTGCACACGGTGCCGCAAGAGTTCATCGTCGACAGCCAGGAAGATGTGCGCGAGCCTATCGGCATGAGCGGCATCCGCCTGGAAGTAAAGGTGCATATCGTCACCGGAGCCGTGTCGGCGGTGCAGAACATCGTCAAGTGCGTGCGCCGCTGCGGCCTGGAAGTGTCGGACCTGATCCTGCAGCCGATGGCGTCGGCCGATGCGGTGCTCACGCCCGACGAGAAGGAACTGGGCGTGGTGCTGATCGACATCGGCGGCGGCACGACCGATGTGGCGGTATTCTCCGATGGCGCGATCCGCCATACGGCAGTCATTCCCATCGCCGGCGACCAGATCACCAACGACATCGCCATGGCCTTGCGTACCCCGACCGCGGAAGCGGAAGAAATCAAGATCCGCTATGGCGTGGCCAAGCAGGTCCTGGCCGACCCTGGCGAATCGCTGGAAGTGCCTGGCCTGGGCGACCGCGGCCCGCGCAACCTGTCGCGCCAGGCGCTGGCGGCAGTGATCGAGCCGCGCGTCGAGGAGCTGTTCGCGATGGTGCACCAGGTGGTGCGCGAATCCGGTTATGAAGGCGTGCTGTCGTCGGGCATCGTGCTCACGGGCGGCACTTCCATCATGCCCGGCATGGTGGAAATGGCGGAAGATATTTTCCTGAAACCGGCGCGCCTGGGCACGCCCGAGTATCGGGGCCAGCTGGCCGACGTGGTGCGCAGTCCGCGCTATGCCACGGTATTGGGCCTGCTGCTGGAAGCGAAGAAGCAATACCTGCGCGGCCACATTGTGACGCGTCAGGACGGCTCGGTGAAGGCAGTCTGGCAGCGCATGAAGGAATGGTTTTTGGGCAATTTTTAA